The Planifilum fulgidum genome segment CACGGGCTGATCCGTGGAGAAAGCTCCGACGGCCCGACTTTCCTCCTTCACTTCCCGGTAAAGCGGGGCGGGCGCTTCTGGAAGAAAGCCGAGACCCCTTCCAGGAAATCCCGGGTTTTGCCCGCCTCCGATTGTCCCCGGGCTTCCGCTTCGAGGGCGGTGGCCAGGTCTTTTTCAAAGCTGCCCGCCATCAATCGCTTGGTGAGCGCCAGGGCCTTGGTGGGCGCCTGGGCCAGGCGACCGGCCAGTTTCATCGTTTCCTTTTCCAGGGCCTCGTCCGGCACCACCCGGTTGACCAATCCGGCCCGGAAAGCTTCCTCCGCGGAGAGGGTCTCTCCCAGCATGGCCATCTCCAGGGCCCGTCCCAGTCCCATGAGCCGGGGCAGGAAAAAGGAGGTTCCCGCATCCGGGACCAGGCCGATCTTGATAAACGCCATGCAGTAGGTGGAGCCGGCGGCGGCGATCCGGAAGTCGCAGGCGAGGGCCACCCCCAGCCCGGCGCCGTAGACGGGGCCGTGAAGGGAGGCGACGATGGGCTTGTCCACCTCCACCATCCGCATCAGCAGGCGGTTGTAGGTTTTGCGCAGGAATTTTCCGAGATCCGGCTCCTCCTCCGACAGATCGATGGCGCCGAGATCGGCGCCGGCGCTGAACCCCTTTCCGCTTCCCTTCAGCACGATGCAGCGGACGGCATCGTCGTCGGCCGCCCGGTTGAGGGCGTCGTACACCTCTTCGTGCATGGTCAGATTGAAGGCGTTGAGGGTTTGGGGCCGGTTGAACACGATGGTCGCAACGGCATCTTCTTGTTTCAGACGGATCGTTTCGTACATCGGAAGCCTCCTTTTCGTCAAAAGGGAATCTCGGCACAATCAGAGATTCGCCGGAACGGGCCCCTTTCCTGCCCCGGCCTTGTACGTTGTGCACCCCTCGGCTGCCGGGCCGCGACGTGTTATACTAGGATCAGCAGACGCGGGAGGTGGTTTCGTGGGCAAGTCCCTGAATCCCCACAGCGTGATTCCCCTCTACCATCAGCTGAAAGAGATTTTGAAGGAAAACATCGAATCGGGCGTGTGGAAGCCGGGGGACCGGATTCCTTCGGAAAACGAGCTCCGAAAGCAGTACGATGTCAGCCGGAATACGGTGATCAAGGCGCTGGAAGAGCTGGTCCAGGAGGGGCTGCTCCGCCGGGAGCAGGGGAGGGGGACTTTTGTTTCCTCGCCGAAAATTTCCCATTCCCTGACCGGATTTTACAGCTTCAGCAACGTGCTCAGGGCCAACGGGCTGGAGCCGAAGGATGTGATCCTCGTTCTGGAGAGGCGGATCGCCAAGCCCAGCATCGCCCGGCATCTGCAGCTGACCGGTTCGCAGGAGGTGTGGGTTTTAAAGCGGCTGCGCTGCGCCGGCGACGAGCCGATCATGCTGGAGACCTCCCACCTTCCCCAAAACCGCGTTCCCCGGATCGAACGGGCGGATCTGGAGAACCGCTCCCTCTACGACTATCTGGAGCAGAAACACGGCATCCTGGTGACCCGGGCGAAGGAGATCTTCGAACCGGTGCTGATCCGGGATTACGAGAGCAGATACCTCCGGGTTCCCGAAGGGTATCCCGCCCTTCTGCTGGACAGGATCGCCTACGACTCCCAGGGGCGCCCCGTGGAATTTTGCCGCTCCATCGTGCGGGGGGATCGCTGCCGGTTTTACACGGAGCTGCTTTGAGGCTTCCGAGCATCAAGTTGACCCAACAACCCAACAATGGTATATTTGGGTTGGAAGGAACATGAAAAAACAGCGGGTGAATTCGGATGAACAACAACCACACTTACCGGGAAATCGCCCGGCAACCCGAGACCTGGAGGGAAACCGAACAAATCGTGTCGGCCGGGAAAGGGGAACTGCTTCGTCCGTTCGAGGAATTCAAGCCGGAGGAGATCCTCTTCACCGGTTGCGGTTCCTCCTATTTTCTTTCCGTTGCGGCCGCCTATCTGTTTCAGGAGAAGCTCGGCATTTCCGCCAAGGCCGTTCCCGCTTCGGACATTTTGATGAATCCGGACGCCGTCTTTGCCGGAGGCCGCAGGACCCTGGTGGTCGGTTCCTCCCGTTCGGGGGACACCACCGAGCTGGTGCGCGCCATGGAGGTGGCCCGAAAGCAGCCCTCGGTCCGCACCCTCGGCATCACCACCCGTCCCGACAGCCTGCTGGGCCGGGAGGGGGAAGCCCTCATTCTGCCGCACGTTCAGGAAAAAAGCGTCGTCATGACCGGTTCCTTTTCCAACATGCTGCTCGCCCTGCAGCTGATGGCGGGGCACCTTTCCGGCGACGCCGCCTATCTGGATGAACTGAAACGTCTGCCGGAGCTGGGGCGGGAGCGCATGGCCAAAGCGGAGGAACTGGGACGGATCGTCGGCGAGGATCGGCGCTTCGACCACTACATTTTCCTCGGCCAGGGGAGCTTCTTCGGCCTCGCCCTGGAAGGGATGCTCAAGCTGAAAGAGATGACCCAGGTGCAGACGGAAGCCTTCAACCCCTTGGAGTTTCGGCACGGTCCCATTTCCGTGCTCAACGAGCGATGCCGGGTCATTCTGCTGAGCCATCGCCTCCTCCGTCCCTATCTCCGTTCGCTGATCGAGGACCTTCGCCGCCTGAAGGCCGAGGTGGTGCTGATCGACGAAGCGGCCGGCGAAGAGGCCGACATCCTGTGGAATCTTGAGTCCGGATTGTCGGATCCGTCCCGGGCGCTCCTCTATCTGCCGTTTCTCCATTTCCTCGCCTACTTCCGCGCCATGAGCCTGGGGCTCAATCCCGACAGGCCCCGCCACCTGAACCAAGTGGTGGTGCTGGAGGAAGAAGAGGGATGAACCGGTGCCGCTGACGTCGCCGAAAGAACTGCTTGCGGACGCGTATCGGAACCGTTACGCCGTCGCCGCCTTCGCCGCACACAATATGGAGATGATGCGGGCGGTGGTGGAGGCGGCGGAGGAGGCGGGGGCGCCGGTGATCCTGCAGACCACCCCCGCCACCCTCCGGTATGCGGGCCTGGAATCGATTGTGGCCATGGCCCGGGCGGCGGCCGAAGGGGCCAAGGTGCCCGTGGCCCTGCACCTGGACCACGGAGACACCTTTGAAACGGTGGTCCGCTGCCTCCGGGCCGGTTATACGTCCGTCATGGTGGATGCCTCGCGGCTGCCTTTTCTGGAGAATGCCGCCTTCGTGGCCAAGGTGACGGAGGCGGCCCACGCCGCCGGGGTGCCGGTGGAGGCGGAATTGGGAACGATCGGCGGGGCGGAGGAGGGCGGGGCGGGAGAGGAGGAACTTACCGATCCCGAGGCGGCGGAAGAGTTCGTGCGAAGGACGGGCATCGATTTCCTGGCCCCGGCCTTCGGAACCGTCCACGGGGTATACAAGGGAGAAATCCGGCTGGATTTCTCCCGCCTGGAAGCCATCTCCCGCCGCGTCGGCCTTCCCCTTGTGATGCACGGCGCCTCCGGCGTTCCCGGGGAGATGATCCGCCGGGCCATCGCCCGCGGCGTCAGCAAGGTCAACTTTTCCACGGAACTGAAACGGGCCTTTGTCCGCCAATTGCGGAATTATCTGTCGAATCATCCCGAGGAGACCGATCCCCGCCGGATTTTGCTCCCGGCGAGGGAAGCGGTGAAACAGATCGCCAAAAGAAAAATCGAGATCGTGAGCGGGGTTGTGCCGTGATTACCGCAGTCTGTCTCAATCCGGCCGTCGACAAAACCTACCGGGTGTTCTCCCTTCAGCCTGGACGCATCCACCGGGTGGAAAGGGTGGAGGCCTGTCCCGGTGGCAAGGGAATCAACGTGGCCAAGGTGCTGAAACGGCTCGGCCTCGACATCCGGGTGACGGGCTTCATCGGGGGAGGGGCGGGTGACGCCCTCCTCCGGGGGCTTGACCGGTGGGACATTCCCCACCGCATGGTGCGCATTCCCGGCGAAACCCGCACCTGTCTCAACATTTTGGAGGAGGTCCGCCGGACGCAAACGGAATTTTTGGAGCCGGGGCCCGCGGTGCCGCCTAAGAAGTGGGAGGCGTTGAAGGAGACGGTGGCGGAGATGGCGGAAAAAAGCCGGGTGGTCGTCCTTTCGGGCAGCCTTCCCCCCGGATTGGCGGCGGACGCCTACTATGAATTGATTTCCCTTGTTCAATCCCGGCGTGCCAAAGCCATCGTCGATACCGGGGGCGCTCCCCTGGCCCGGGCTCTGGAAGCCCGTCCCTTCACGGTGAAACCCAACGGGGCGGAGATGGCCTCCCTGTTTCAAAGGGAAGAGATGAGCGATTCGGAGCGGATCGGAGTGCTCCGGGAATGGAACCGAGGGGGCATCCCCCTCGCCTGTGTCACGCTGGGAGAACGAGGGGCCATCGCTTCGATGGAGGGACGCGTTTACCGGGTGATTCCCCCAAAGATCGAGGCGGTCAACCCCGTCGGATCCGGAGATGCCTTCGCCGCGGGGTTGGCGGCCGGTCTCGACCGGGGGGAAGGGATCGAGTCGGCCCTGGCTCTGGCCGCCGCGTCGGCCGCGTCCAACGCCCTGCATCTCCAGGCGGGACAGGTGAACGCGGAGCAGGTGGCATCACTCAAGCGGAAGGTGCATGTGGCGATTCTGTCCCCTTGAGGGGCTTTTTCTTTTTCCCCATCGGCTCCCCGGAAGGCGCTTTCCGCCTTCGCGGATGAATCCCTTTCCTTGCGTGAATACTATATTTGTGATACAATGCAATAAGTGTTTTTTTGGGTAAAATCCCCCCTCAGACCTACCCCTTTTCCCCTTGAGCAGGTTGTTTTTGTTCCCCTTTCTCAGGCGCTGCGGTGGAATATAACAGGAAAGGAGAACACCATGGAACAGGTCAAGGAAAAGATTTTGGAGGTGCTCTCTGCGGTCCTGCCCATCACCCTGGTTGTGATTTTGCTGCAGTTCACCATCATCTGGCTCCCCATGGAGGTGTTCATCCAGTTTCTGATCGGCGCAGTGATGGTAACCACCGGTCTCATCCTTTTCCTGATCGGCGTCGAGGTGGGGCTCCTGCCGGTGGGGGAAATGATCGGTTCGACCCTGCCGAAGACCAAGAAGCTGTGGATGTTGGTGCTCTTCGGCTTCATCTTCGGCTTTGTGGTCACCGTCGCCGAGCCGGATGTCCGGGTGCTGGCCCTTCAGGTGGATCAGGTGTCGAATGGAGCGGTCCCGAAGAACATCCTGATCTATTCCGTCGCCCTCGGCGTGGGGCTGTTCGTGGCGCTGGCGATGCTGCGG includes the following:
- a CDS encoding enoyl-CoA hydratase/isomerase family protein, whose product is MYETIRLKQEDAVATIVFNRPQTLNAFNLTMHEEVYDALNRAADDDAVRCIVLKGSGKGFSAGADLGAIDLSEEEPDLGKFLRKTYNRLLMRMVEVDKPIVASLHGPVYGAGLGVALACDFRIAAAGSTYCMAFIKIGLVPDAGTSFFLPRLMGLGRALEMAMLGETLSAEEAFRAGLVNRVVPDEALEKETMKLAGRLAQAPTKALALTKRLMAGSFEKDLATALEAEARGQSEAGKTRDFLEGVSAFFQKRPPRFTGK
- a CDS encoding GntR family transcriptional regulator; translated protein: MGKSLNPHSVIPLYHQLKEILKENIESGVWKPGDRIPSENELRKQYDVSRNTVIKALEELVQEGLLRREQGRGTFVSSPKISHSLTGFYSFSNVLRANGLEPKDVILVLERRIAKPSIARHLQLTGSQEVWVLKRLRCAGDEPIMLETSHLPQNRVPRIERADLENRSLYDYLEQKHGILVTRAKEIFEPVLIRDYESRYLRVPEGYPALLLDRIAYDSQGRPVEFCRSIVRGDRCRFYTELL
- a CDS encoding SIS domain-containing protein, encoding MNNNHTYREIARQPETWRETEQIVSAGKGELLRPFEEFKPEEILFTGCGSSYFLSVAAAYLFQEKLGISAKAVPASDILMNPDAVFAGGRRTLVVGSSRSGDTTELVRAMEVARKQPSVRTLGITTRPDSLLGREGEALILPHVQEKSVVMTGSFSNMLLALQLMAGHLSGDAAYLDELKRLPELGRERMAKAEELGRIVGEDRRFDHYIFLGQGSFFGLALEGMLKLKEMTQVQTEAFNPLEFRHGPISVLNERCRVILLSHRLLRPYLRSLIEDLRRLKAEVVLIDEAAGEEADILWNLESGLSDPSRALLYLPFLHFLAYFRAMSLGLNPDRPRHLNQVVVLEEEEG
- a CDS encoding class II fructose-bisphosphate aldolase; protein product: MPLTSPKELLADAYRNRYAVAAFAAHNMEMMRAVVEAAEEAGAPVILQTTPATLRYAGLESIVAMARAAAEGAKVPVALHLDHGDTFETVVRCLRAGYTSVMVDASRLPFLENAAFVAKVTEAAHAAGVPVEAELGTIGGAEEGGAGEEELTDPEAAEEFVRRTGIDFLAPAFGTVHGVYKGEIRLDFSRLEAISRRVGLPLVMHGASGVPGEMIRRAIARGVSKVNFSTELKRAFVRQLRNYLSNHPEETDPRRILLPAREAVKQIAKRKIEIVSGVVP
- a CDS encoding 1-phosphofructokinase family hexose kinase, with amino-acid sequence MITAVCLNPAVDKTYRVFSLQPGRIHRVERVEACPGGKGINVAKVLKRLGLDIRVTGFIGGGAGDALLRGLDRWDIPHRMVRIPGETRTCLNILEEVRRTQTEFLEPGPAVPPKKWEALKETVAEMAEKSRVVVLSGSLPPGLAADAYYELISLVQSRRAKAIVDTGGAPLARALEARPFTVKPNGAEMASLFQREEMSDSERIGVLREWNRGGIPLACVTLGERGAIASMEGRVYRVIPPKIEAVNPVGSGDAFAAGLAAGLDRGEGIESALALAAASAASNALHLQAGQVNAEQVASLKRKVHVAILSP
- a CDS encoding DUF1538 domain-containing protein, producing MEQVKEKILEVLSAVLPITLVVILLQFTIIWLPMEVFIQFLIGAVMVTTGLILFLIGVEVGLLPVGEMIGSTLPKTKKLWMLVLFGFIFGFVVTVAEPDVRVLALQVDQVSNGAVPKNILIYSVALGVGLFVALAMLRIIFNISITLLLFISYALVFLLALFTPGEFAPVSFDSGGVTTGPITVPFIVSLGVGVASVMRGKSSSGDGFGLVALASIGPILAVMLMGVLYG